Part of the Vigna angularis cultivar LongXiaoDou No.4 chromosome 1, ASM1680809v1, whole genome shotgun sequence genome, AGTAGGAAGCTATATATGTTGCTTCCTTTTCATTGTTGGAACTACATAATACTACTTTTCATACTATGAACTATTGTTAAGAATGCTGTTATTAGTTTATAACAATCTCTAATAGTTTTCcagaagaaacaaaattacatGTAGCGGGGAGGGGAAAAAGGCTAAGCTTTGAACATGTTATTTTTGGAGGAGGAATGGGCAAATTAAGAAGACCAAAACCCCCGAATTCTGAAGAACATTGACATATaagtatatcatcaaatttgGTGCTAAATGAGTGTTTCAGCGCTTCGTTCTGCATTTCTTTTTGAGCATAATGCCATCAGGAGGACGTGTTAGCATGACGCTGCAACGGCCATAGAGATTATACGAATACCTCAAAATGGTTCCCAGTTTTGATCTTGCACGAAATATTCCCCTCACTTCGAGAATCACGCCATTGCCCTCCATCTGTTTGACAAGGCGCTGGCTTTCTCTCAATGGCAGCTGAACCTGACTAGACACCATGTGGATCGTTGCAAACCTTGATTGAAGCCTTGCAGCAGAGAAAGGTTCAACATACTGTGTGGCAATGAGGGTGCTTCCATAGTAGAGATAAATGATGACAGAGCTGAAGTCCACATGCACCTTCTTGTTTGGGTTTGTGAAGTTAGCCAGCATGGTTAGATCAGCATTCAGCAGATATCCAAGGTCAAGGTATGCAGCATTTAAGGTCACACTAGACACATCAAAATGAGGACTTTGTGGCCGAAAAACAAAGTACACTATAAGCACTATCAACCCTCCTATGATTATGATGAGCCAAAATATCACACACAAGCACGCACCTAACCATGTCAAAGGTGGAGACTTTTGCTCCTCCGGCAACTTTATACCGGTGTGGCGGAGATCACTGAGGGGCTTACGGCGTGGCAGCGGAGGATTGTCGGAGGGTGGCAGCGGTGGAGGGGCTTCGGCAGAGGGAGGTGGCTCTTGGAAATTTACCTTTGAGGACTTAACTGGTCGCAAACCTTGATTTGTTGGATATTTACTTGGACTTCTTTTTGAGCGTGGTCCTTGCGAAATAGGTGGGTGATCTTGTGATTGAAGATGGTCTTCGTGTTGAGGTGGTGGTCGTAATGGAACACGTTCTTCGTTCTGAGGTATAGGTGCAGCTATTACCTGAGGGGGTGGTTGGGCACGACGTTTTTGGCGTGGCCCATGTGAAATATGTGGTTTATCTCTATCATCATCTATCACGAATTCAGGCTGTGATGGTCGAGAAAAATGAGGGTTTTTTTCTGGACGAGACATGGGAAGTGAGGAAAATGAAGAGAAACGAAGGGTGGTATAGGGAGAGAATGATCTTAAGGAGGAATCAAGGTAAAtcaaaaattaaagtatataaagGGAATGGGAATGACTTGAAGTTAACTTCAAGGATGATTCATATAAAGGGAAAGAATCGAACATAAGCCACTTATGTGGGGCAAAATGTTTTGTATTCTTCGTTTAACAATGTAGAGAAAGTGATTATGAGGTTGTTTGTATTTATAATGCTCAGGGACAAAAAAAGAACATGGCAGATAATCTGGATGTACTGTACATTATAACAATGTAGAGAAAGCAGCACTGGAGAAGAAGACCTTAAGTTAAAGGTGGCATGGATTCTTGAATAGTGAGGGTTTCagaatttattataaaatcttCTAAAGGTTATTGAAAACACATGTTCTGAGTTATAACTCCCAAACACTGAGTTTCTTGTATCTCAATTAACATGCATATAGAGACAGACTGCGGATGATACCTTTCCCATAGTTTGGTCCAAAATAGGTGGACCCCAAAAGCACACACTGCTATTATAAAGTGAACAGCTTATTCAAGATAGGAACTCGCTGTGAGTCAACATTCGGAAATCATTTTTCAGcaataaattaataagttttttgttaaaatataaacagtCTTAACATGCCTCATcaaaaagagaaacaatttcaTATTTCCTAAACATTAAAAGTTATATGCTCAGAATAAGTGGAGTACACCGTATAACAACTCGGTTACACAAGATACCTAAAATCGAacattttactttatatatatatatatatatatatatatatatatatatatatatatatatatatatatatatatatatatatatatatatattaattgagttttatttcaattgaaattaaaaaaaaaatgaggaatGCAGCTAAAATACCTTTAATGTTTATTTGGATTTAAATTGTTTCAATTGAAACTCtcttcacacacaaaaaaatgaataagtgttgcaacttaaaaacaaatatttgtaaaagataaatttttaattatattaatttttaattaggtttATGCTTAAATAAATAGGTTTGATTGTATAAATTTATATGCAGTGTTTCACAAGATGAACAGGTTTGCTTGCGtcgataaataaataaaaatgggaCAAATTGGGGAAATATGTCCTTTTAAATGAAAGAAtgtcaatttttataataaaattatctagCTCGACATTAAATGAACCTACCCATACCCCAAGTCACACCTAGTCAAATTAGAGTCATATACATCCAAGCTGCCAACAAATTTCATTGAAGAAAAAACTTATGTGATCCAACTTGGAAAATCAAGTACCCATGTTTTAGATGatctaaacaaaagaaattccAACAGAACGGAGACATGATTTTGATATTCTTTAGATGCCCAACATTAAAGCAATGGAAGGCAAAGCAAGTATAGGACCCAAATACACAGTAATCTAAAAAGTATAAAACTTCAACATGGATTAAATAGGAATTCAGCGAGAAGCCTGCGACAAAAGAAATGCAGGAAATCAAACACTGTTTCATCTGTAAATTTGTCACAAAACTTTGACTACAGACCTCGCAATTGATTATTCCCGGTCTGATGATGTTCAATACTGCAGGAAATAATgtatttcttttccttctatCATATATTTACACAATTTTAAGCCCACTTTCATTTTATGGCCTGGGATTATATTAGAAACGGAGCTGGTTAGGAATTTCTACAATTTGTGTAATAATATGTTTGAATGAAGGGCTTGGGATACCACATTGGAGAAATATTTGTCATTGAAATGAAAATCTTTGATTAATACACAGTCAAGAAAGTGAGTGAATGAATGGAGTTGTCAACCCAATCTCAACACTGCACTTTTCCAAACGAACTCTAAAATGTAGCAGTTTTGAAACTAGTTTtcttaatacaataaatttactGGCATTTGGACCAACATGGCATTTTCTTAATCATTTCCGATTTTTCTTTCCTACTCCAGAAGTTGGTTGGATGGTGATCCTAGATGATTCACTACCATCGGGAAATCATCAAACTTATGTCCTTCACCTAAACTTTCTCTTAGCCCCATTTACTTGTATTTCTTCAATTGTGTATCAAACCAATCTGCAAACTGCTTTTTGTGCTGGTTGCAGTTGTCATTCAGCTAATCTGTTCCAAGGTTCAACGTTCGTCTAGGGTAGAATCTATCAACAAGGAAATACCAGCATGCAATGAACTAGGGAACATTGATATCATATACTTATTTTGTTTCATAGACAAATACCAGATATCAACCCTTCCCCCACCTTCccaaatcaaacaaataatcAAAGTTGCAGTCAAAACATGTTCTAATTCCTTAGGTTCAATACAACTACAGAGAATACACAGCACCATGATATTATCTACCTAAATGTAACAACTGCCAACTGCAGAAAgcgttattttaatttaagagtCTCTCGCATAAATGAACTATAAAGCAGTCCACTGACAAATGTGAAAATTTACCAAATAACTTTAGATATTGCAGTTTCCAGTCAGTCTCCATTGATTCTCAACAGCGTTCTGAAACACAATGCAACCTTTTAAATGATTCATACATCCATTTTTTCCCTAcgatattttgtttgttttgttccaTTGGTCGACAAAATCATACTGAATATCATAGCTCTCTAATAAATGAATGTGCTGaattaaaaaaagtagaaaCATACTTTGAATAATTGTAATGATCACGGTAACATTTCTTTAGAGAAGCCTGAAGTTCCATGCTGCAGACACAGGCACAAGCATCATAATAATTTACCAGAAAATAATGCTAATAAAGGTCAaacttgtaaaattttatataaatgtgtGATCCTAGAATTACGTATCATTGTATGCTAATCCAAAATTAGAAGCCATATATAATTTGTGCCAATCTCAGTTTCCCAAAGTCTAACAAATTTGAATCTTGAAGCCTAACAAGGCTACCTAGTGAATCTTTTTTCCACACCCACAATTCTCCACTAAGTTACATATGTCCCGACATATACTCAAATAATAAGAAGCTGAGGGTCTGTCAACAAAAGTTCCAGAATGGTATGAAACCTGAGTTCATTGTTCAACAATTCACTAGGATAGGCAACAAGGACCTAGGCCCACGTCACAACAAGATGAAATCACCAATAAATGCAAATCTTCATTGTTCAAATTATCCTCTGCAACCACAAACTTCATCTTGATGAAACAGGACCATAATAGTTAGAATCATAAAATGACATAAGGCATTCATCATTGATGTTTCTGCCAATCAGTCTGAATTGAGCAGTCACTGGTGAAGGATTTACGAAAATATCAGATAACATACGAATAACTCAAACCTGCCTCTTCAACATGAGCATAGAAGAAAAAATTGGGATTTGAATAGGCAGCTAGACTGATTCCAACCAAGTCATCAATTACTAATATCAGTTGTGCTGAGTGAGAAACAAAGCCACAGCCCTTTATGTATAAAAATGGCCCAAAAATAACTGAATGCTCCCTTTTGAATTGACAAATGCAATCCGCCAACTCAACAGTTTGTTGAGAATATCAAACAAAACTTGGATACTGCTCCAGAAAAAGGTTTAAGAAGCCACTACTTCCATTGGTAGCAAGAAACCATTGCAGCACTGCCCTCAGTCTGGATCCTTTACAAGAAGCTGGTCTGTGAGTTAGTAGTGTTACACCACATAGTATATGGGAGGATAGACATACAAAAAGGTATGGGGTTGCACCACGGGCATCATAAAAGTAGGACAAACCAATTTCCAGATGTAATTACCTGCAGAAAATGTTTGAAGTCGACTTTGCTAAGCTTTGGTGCATTGTATCCagagaaaatgttttatgtCATGTTTCccttttgaaagaaaaatgtgatgaatttgagaggataaCAACGTAAACTAGGGCCATGTTCATGCACCTTCACTTGATTGAATGGCATTTACTAGAGTCTCAGAAAGATGCCTGTCAAGTGTTAAGCCTTTCTCCATCATCTGATCCCAAACCCTACAGGCCAGTGAAAGTTTTTTCCCATTTATAAGCCCTCCAACTATCAACTTGAAAGTTACCTCATCAGGGTACAAACCATTCCTCTGCATTTCATCATATAGACGCATGGCTTCCATAACTCTAGAAGCCTTACAGAATCCATTTACAAGTGCATTGTAAGAGATTACATCCGGATTTACCCCATTCTCCACCATGTCACGGAAAACACTATGAGCCGTATCAACCTTTCCAGTCTTGCACAGATGATCAACTACTGCAGTATAGAATATACGATCAGGAAGAATGCTCACCCTTGTCATTTCATCAAGCAGTTTCTTAACCACTTGGATACTTCCTTCTCTTAGAAAGGCATCAATCAGTATATTAAACGTCACCATATCTGGCCTAATCCCCTTCCCACACATCTCCTCAAACAACTCATAACCTCTCCTAGTACGGCGCACCTTACAGAATGCTGTGATAAGAGTATTATACGAAACAACATCACACAGTCCTTTGGTCTGCATCCTCTCAACCAGCATCATATAAGCCTTGTCCACCATATTAGCCTTGCAAAAACATTTCAACAGCTCATTATAGCTATACAAATCCGGCTCCGCCCCGCTCCGCTCCATTGTCTCCACCATCCGCAAGGCATCATCCACCATCCCCTCGTCACAACAGTAATTCAACAGTATATTATAAGTAACCAAATCCGGCACACACCCATTGCGGCTCATAAACGCTTTAATCTTCATCGCCTTATCAACCCTTCCCATTCTACAAAACCCATCAATCAAAGCATTGTAAACCAAGATATTAACCTTCACCCCACCCTTGATCACATCGACAACAAGCTCATAGGCCAAATCAACGCGACCCCCACCGCACAAACCAACAACAATAGCAACACAGGCTTTAAAATCAGGGCTCAAACCTTTGCCAGTCAAACCACGCCAAACCCTAGCAGCCTCGTCGAAGCGTTGAGCTTTGCACAACGCGTCAACGATAATAGTATAAGAAACAACGTCGGGCTCTCTCCCCTTGGAGGGCACGGAGTGGAAGATTTCGAGGGCGGTTTCTAAGCGATTGTGGCGGCACAAGAAGCTGAGGTAAGTGTTGAAGGCCCAAATGTCGGGGACGAAGCCGAGAGCGTGCAAGTCGAGGAGGAGGTCCTGGATGACGGGGAGGTTGTTGGGGGAGGAGCAGAGGGCTGAGATGAAGCGGGAGTAGGTGAAGGGGAGGAGGGAGAAGCCACGAGGGATGACGTGGTGGCGGTAGTAGTGGTGGGCGCGGTGGAGGCGGGAGTGACGAATGAGGACGCCGATGAAGCGGTTGTAGTCGACGCTGAAGACGCGGCAATTGGATTGGGTCATTTGGTCGAACAGGTGGATGGCGTGGTTGATGAGACCGGCTTTTACAAACTTGGATATGTGAGAGCGGTAGGCGAGGCGGTGTG contains:
- the LOC108337628 gene encoding uncharacterized protein LOC108337628; this encodes MSRPEKNPHFSRPSQPEFVIDDDRDKPHISHGPRQKRRAQPPPQVIAAPIPQNEERVPLRPPPQHEDHLQSQDHPPISQGPRSKRSPSKYPTNQGLRPVKSSKVNFQEPPPSAEAPPPLPPSDNPPLPRRKPLSDLRHTGIKLPEEQKSPPLTWLGACLCVIFWLIIIIGGLIVLIVYFVFRPQSPHFDVSSVTLNAAYLDLGYLLNADLTMLANFTNPNKKVHVDFSSVIIYLYYGSTLIATQYVEPFSAARLQSRFATIHMVSSQVQLPLRESQRLVKQMEGNGVILEVRGIFRARSKLGTILRYSYNLYGRCSVMLTRPPDGIMLKKKCRTKR
- the LOC108330664 gene encoding pentatricopeptide repeat-containing protein At1g13040, mitochondrial: MYQSSIGAHRLAYRSHISKFVKAGLINHAIHLFDQMTQSNCRVFSVDYNRFIGVLIRHSRLHRAHHYYRHHVIPRGFSLLPFTYSRFISALCSSPNNLPVIQDLLLDLHALGFVPDIWAFNTYLSFLCRHNRLETALEIFHSVPSKGREPDVVSYTIIVDALCKAQRFDEAARVWRGLTGKGLSPDFKACVAIVVGLCGGGRVDLAYELVVDVIKGGVKVNILVYNALIDGFCRMGRVDKAMKIKAFMSRNGCVPDLVTYNILLNYCCDEGMVDDALRMVETMERSGAEPDLYSYNELLKCFCKANMVDKAYMMLVERMQTKGLCDVVSYNTLITAFCKVRRTRRGYELFEEMCGKGIRPDMVTFNILIDAFLREGSIQVVKKLLDEMTRVSILPDRIFYTAVVDHLCKTGKVDTAHSVFRDMVENGVNPDVISYNALVNGFCKASRVMEAMRLYDEMQRNGLYPDEVTFKLIVGGLINGKKLSLACRVWDQMMEKGLTLDRHLSETLVNAIQSSEGA